The genomic interval TCCGCGTACCACCGCCTCGGCCTCGCCTCCGACCTCGTCGGCCACCACCTGGGCCAGGCCACCGCCGAACTCGCCCCCTCCCGCGGCCCGGTGGACGAAGCGCTGGTCAAGCTGGCCAGCGGCTGGGCGCCGCGCGAGACCGAAGTCGAGGGCAACGGCGGGGTGATCCAGCTGCGCGCGATCCCGCTCAAGCCCAAGGGCACCCGCATCGGATCGCTCGTACTGTGCCGGGACGTCACGGAACTGCGCCGCCGCGAGCGGGAGTTGATCACCAAGGACGCCACCATCCGGGAGATCCACCACAGGGTGAAGAACAACCTCCAGACGGTGGCGGCGCTGCTGCGCCTCCAGGCCCGCAGGATGGATTCGGAGCAGGGGCGCGAGGCGCTCAACGAGGCGGTACGCCGCGTCGGCTCGATCGCGATCGTCCACGAGACGCTCTCGCAGAACCTCGACGAGCGCGTGGAGTTCGACGACATCGCCGACCGGGTGATCGCGATGGTCGCCGAAATCTCGCCCGGCAAGGTCAAGTGCCGCCGTACGGGCCGTTTCGGCATCCTCGACGCCGAGGTCGCGACCCCGCTGGCGATGGTCCTCACCGAGATCATGCAGAACGCCCTGGAGCACGCTTTCGCACCTGCGGAGCAGGGATCGGTCGAGGTCGCGGCGGTGCGCGGCGGCGACCGCAAGGACGCGCGGCTGCTGATCACGGTGCAGGACGACGGGCGCGGACTGCCCGAGGGGTTCGACCCGAAGCGGACCGGCAATCTGGGGCTGCAGATCGTACGGACCCTGGTGGAGGGCGAGTTGGGCGGGACGTTCGACATGGTCCCCGGCCCGGAGGGCGGTACGCAGGTCCTGCTCGACATCCCCGTCAGGGCCGACAAGTAGAAAGCAGCGAGCCCCGGACCGAGAACGGTCCGGGGCTCACTGTGCGCATCGGGGGGTACTGCGCGCTGCGGCTCGGGGCGGGTGGTGCGTACGCGCTCTCAACGGTTTATGCCGTCAAGGCACACGCGCCGCCAAGCTCAGGCTCGAAGCAGGGGGAATCAGGCGGTCGCGTTACGCGCCCGGTTGCGGGCGGCGCGGCGCTTCATTGCGCGTCGCTCGTCCTCGCTGAGTCCACCCCAGACGCCGGAGTCCTGACCGGACTCGAGCGCCCACTGCAGGCACTGCTCCATGACGGGGCAGCGGCGGCAGACGGCCTTGGCTTCCTCGATCTGCAGCAGCGCAGGACCGGTGTTGCCGATGGGGAAGAACAGCTCCGGGTCTTCCTCACGACAAACGGCGTTGTGACGCCAGTCCATGGCTGCTACCTCTCCTTGGTATTACAAGCACGTTGCTTGTGAATGTGAACGCTTTCACGAATCCCCCCGCAAGTGAAGGGCCGACTGCCAGTTGCCTGGTGTGGTCCTTGTGAAGGAGGGGTTCTTGCTCTCAGTGGAGGCCGGTGTTGCGGGCCGTCCCGATCGCCATGTAGAGATTCGCAAACCTCGGCAGCGGATACAACCCCTTCCGGAAAGTTTTTTTTGATTCCTCGGTGTCGGCTAGGTCACAGCCGTACTTCCATGGGGTGGACCCCAGTAGATACGTTCGAGTTAAAGGACTTTTGCGCGTTCCGCTCACACAATCACACGCAGTGCACGGCGTACGCCTGTGAACGTCACGCTAGTACGCAGTCCTAGGTGGTCGCCGTCCATCTGGAAGGGCAGCGGAGCCTTTGAATGCAAGGTGAAGTCCGTCAAGTCATGCAGCGTTACCGCGTGCTTACCGTGCGGACCGCGATCAGGACTTGAAGTGAGCAGCTGGGTCGCATAACGGGCCACCGTGGGGGTGGACATCCGGCTGAGGGCGAGTACGTCCAGGGCCTTGTCGAAGGAGGCCTCGGGGGACGCGTACATCGGGCGATTCCCCAGGTAGGTCCATGGTGCGGTGTTGCAGACTATGGAAAGCACAAGATCTTTTACGGGGTCGTGGCCCGGCCGCTCCAGGGTGATCAGCCCGTGCAGGCGGTGCGGTTCCTCCAGGAATTGGCGTACCACCTGGCGCACGTAGAGGGCGTGGGTCGAGCGCTTTCCGCGCTCCCGCTGCTGCTCGACCCTGCCGATCACTCCCGCGTCGAAACCGAGCCCCGCCGTGAACGTGAACCAGCGGCCCGGGACGGATTCGTCCTCGGTGCCCGGCGTGCCGCCCGCGTGCCCGAGGCCGACCGTGCGCTCGCTGCGCGTGCTCAGGGCGTCCAGAATGGCGCCGGTCGCCTCGACGGCGTCGTTGGGCAGCCCCAGCGCTCGGGCGAATACGTTCGTGGAGCCACCGGGGACGACCGCGAGGCGCGGCAGCCGGTCGGGGTCGGGCCCGGCGTGCAGGAGCCCGTTGACGACCTCGTTGACGGTGCCGTCGCCACCGAGCGCGACGACCAGGTCGATCTCCTTGCTCTGCGCGGCCTGCCGGGCCAGGTCGCGGGCGTGTCCGCGGTACTCGGTGGTCACCGCTTCCAGCTTCATCTCGCTGGCGAGGGCATGAATCAGGACATCGCGGGTGCGTGCGCTGGTGGTGGTTGCTGCCGGGTTGACCACGAGGAGTGAGCGCATGCGCAGCAGCCTACCTACTTGGGGGTACCCGGCCCAGACCTGGCCCGCTGGGGCGGCCGCTACGCTGCAGGGGTGAGTACTGAGCAGCCCGAGCAAGAGCAGGCACCCGCCGCCGAACCCCGACCCTCCAGGCTGACGGCCGCCGCGGCGCTCGCCGCGCTTGAGGGCCTGGCCCTGATCGCCGGTGGCGCGTACATGCTCGTAATGGGACTGATCGGCAGCCCCGACAAGCCGGAGCAGGCGGAGATGGGCGGCCTGACCCTGCTCGTCCTCGCGGTGCTGCCGCTGGTGGCCGCGCGCGGACTGCTCAAGTGCCGGGCGTGGAGCCGGGGGCCGGCCATCATCACGCAGCTCATGGCGCTGCCGGTGGCCTGGACTCTGCTGCGCTCGGAGGGCTCACTGCTGATCCCGGCCGGAATCGTGCTCGCCGCGGTGGCCGTGACGTCACTGGTGCTGCTGGTCAACCCGCAGACCACGCAGGCGCTGGGAATCCGCAGCGCCCGCGACGCATAGCGTCACGGGCGCAGCGACAGCGTCAAGGATCACTCCTCGACGAGGAGCCTTTCGCGGAGCTGGGCCAGCGTGCGGGCCAGCAGGCGCGAGACATGCATCTGGGAGATGCCGACCTCCTGCGCGATCTGCGACTGCGTCATGTTCCCGAAGAAGCGAAGCAGCAGAATCCGCTTCTCCCGGGGCGGAAGATCCTCCAGCAGCGGCTTGAGTGACTCCCGGTACTCGACACCCTCCAGCGCCTCGTCCTCCGCGCCCAGCGTGTCAGCGACGGCCGGGGAATCGTCGTCCGTGTCCGGGACGTCCAGCGACAGCGTGCTGTACGCGTTGGCCGACTCCAGGCCCTCCAGGACCTCTTCCTCCGAGATCCCGAGGCGCTCGGCCAGCTCGTGCACCGTCGGGGAACGACCGTGCTGCTGGGAGAGCTCCGCCGTGGCCGTCGTCAGCGACAGGCGCAGTTCCTGAAGCCGGCGCGGCACCCGGACCGCCCAGCCCTTGTCGCGGAAGTGCCGCTTGATCTCACCGACGACGGTCGGTGTCGCGTACGTCGAGAACTCGACGCCGCGCTCCGGATCGAACCGGTCCACCGACTTGATCAGCCCGATCGTGGCGACCTGGGTCAGGTCGTCGAGAGGCTCGCCGCGGTTGCGGAACCGCCGCGCGAGGTGCTCGACCAGCGGAAGGTGCATCCGCACAAGACGGTTGCGCAGCTCCGCCTTCTCCATCGATCCGTCCGGCAGTTTGCGCAGCTCGATGAACATCGAGCGCGCACCACTGCGATCGTGCGGATCATGGCGTCCGTGATCCTTGGAGTGCTCTTCGTGCTCGCTCATCTGGCCCGCCCGCTCTGCCTGCTCCGCCGCCGCCGTGCCCACCAAGCCCTCCACCAGGCCGTCCACCGGGTGGGGGCGGGCCTGCTGCTCAGGGAGACCCGTCGGCTGGAGCGCGGACTCGACCGGAGTCGCGCGCCCTCCCGCGGGCGTCTTTGGGCTGAGCTCCTCGTTGCGCACCGGCCCGTCCCCGTTCCTCACGCCGGCCCGGGTCCCGCGCCGCGCTGTTTGTACAGGCTGATGGTGACCGTACGGTCCTCCGCGACCGTGGAGTCGACCTTGCCCGCGAGTGCGGAGAGCACCGTCCAGGCGAACGTGTCGCGCTCGGGCGCGCGCCCGTCGGTGGTCGGGGCCGACACCGTCACGTCGAGGGAGTCGTCGACGAGCCGGAAGACGCAGCTGAGGACGGAGCCCGGCACGGCCTGCTGAAGCAGGATCGCGCAGGCCTCGTCGACCGCGATGCGCAGGTCCTCGATCTCGTCGAGGGTGAAGTCCAAGCGCGCCGCAAGGCCGGCAGTGGCCGTACGCAGCACGGACAGATAGGCACCTGCAGCGGGCAGCCGGACTTCCACGAAGTCCTGGGTCCCGGGCTCGCCTGCGATCTGGGACACCCTCACCTCCAAGGTGGCACAAGCTCTTTCGGGGGTCCGAGAGGGGGCACCCCCCGGAGCCACGCGGTACGTCGTTCGCCGGTGACGCTATCGCGATCCACTCTTCCGTGTCGCCAGGGCCCCTGCCCGGCGACATGTCACTCATGGTAAGCACATGGGTACGGACAGTGGCTAGGGGTCTGCGGTGCCCAATTGCAGAGAACCAGCGCCGGGTTGACGTACCCACACGTCAGACGATCGAACCGTCCACCGTGCACCAACGCCAGTCTGCCCCCGGTTCCAAGCTGCGCAGTACCGGATGACGGGCCTCCTTGGAGTGCGCGGAAGCATGCCGGTACGGCGACGAGTCGCAGCACCCCACGTGCCCGCACTGCAGGCAGAGCCGCAGTTGTACGGGATGGCTGCCGACCGCCAGGCATTCCGGGCAGGTGTCACTCAGCGGAGTCGGTTCGGGGTGCGGCAGCTCGGCGACGTGCGGGCACTCGTTCATGATGGCCAGGTTACGACGTACGAACGGATGAGGGCGGGGCCGGAACCGATGGACGCATTGCCACTGCTGCTCCTGGTCGCGGGCAGCGCAGTCGTCGCCGGGGCGGCCCGCAGAACGCCAATCCCCGCACCGCTGCTGCTCGTCGCGGTCGGGCTCGCGGCGGCGTACATCCCGGGGGCGCCCGACTACACACTGCAACCGGACATCGTGCTGCCACTGCTGCTGCCGCCCCTGCTGCACACCGCGGCTCTGGACAGCTCGTACCTGGACCTGCGGGCGAACGTCCGGCCCGTCGCCTTCCTGTCGGTCGGCTATGTGCTGTTCGCGACCGTGATCGTCGGCTACCTCGCGTATCTCGTCGTTCCCGGCCTCCCGCTGACCTCCGCGCTGGTGCTCGGCGCGGTGATCGCGCCGCCCGACGCGGTGGCCGCGACGGCCATCGCGCGCCGGGTCGGGCTGCCGCCGCGCATCACCGCGATCCTCCAGGGCGAGTCGCTGGTCAACGACGCCACCGCGATCACCGCGTTCAAGGTGGCGGTCGCGGCGGCGGTGGGGGAGGGCGCGAGCTGGGTAGGCGGGATCGGGGAATTCGCGGTCGCTGCGGTCGGCGGGGTCGGGGTGGGCCTGCTGCTGATGGTGCCGCTGCACTGGCTCCGTACGCACCTCAAGGAGGCGCTGCTGCAGAACACGCTGTCGCTGCTGATCCCCTTCGTGGCGTACGCGGCGGCCGAGTACGTACACGCCTCGGGAGTGCTCGCGGTGGTCGTCGTCGCCCTCTACCTGGGACATCGCTCCTGGCAGGTCGACTTCGCGACCAGGCTCCAGGAGCACGCCGTCTGGAAGATGGTCTCCTTCGTCCTTGAATCGGCCGTGTTCGCGCTCATCGGGCTTCAACTGCCGTACGTCCTCGACGGACTCGGCCGGTACGGGGGCGGGCAGGCCGCCTGGTACGCGTTCGCGGTCTTCGCCGCGGTGGTCGTGGTGCGCTTCGTCTGGGTCTTCCCGGCGACGTATCTGCCACGGATCATGTCGGCGCGCATCCGCGAGCGGGAGCCCGGCGTGACCTGGACTTCACCGGTGATCGTGGGGTGGGCCGGGATGCGCGGGGTGGTCTCCCTCGCCATCGCCTTCTCGATCCCGCTGACCGTGGACCAGGGCGAACCGTTCCCCGAGCGGAACCTGGTGCTCTTCCTGACCTTTACGACTGTGATCGCGACACTCGTCGTCCAGGGCCTCACCCTCGCGCCGCTGATCCGCCTCCTCAAGCTGCCGAGGCGCGACACGTACGCCGAGACGCTCGCCGAGGCACAGGCCCAGAGCGAGGCGTCTGCGGCCGCCGAGGCCCGGCTCGACGAGCTCCTCGCCGACCCCCGCAACGCGCTGCCGCAGCCGCTCGCCGACCGGCTGCGCACGGTCCTCGAACGGCGGCGCAACGCGGTCTGGGAGCGGCTCGGCGGGGTCAACGAGGAGACGGGGGAGTCGGCGGACGACACGTACCGGCGGCTCGCCGGGGAGATGATCGCCGCCGAGCGCGCGGTCTTCGTGGAGCTGCGGGACCGGCGGCAGATCGACGACGAGATGCTGCGCTCGCTGATGAGGAGGCTGGACCTGGAGGAAGCGGCGGCCTACCGGGCGGATGCCGACTGACCGGGCCGGTCGGGCTGATCCGGCTGACCCGGCTAACCCGGCTGACCTGTGATGACGGCCGCGACGGTGGTGCCGGGCGGGAAGGCGCCCTCGGTGGCCAGCGTGGTCAGTCCGTACAGCATCTTGGCGACGTAGAGCCGCTCGACCGGCAGCCCGTGGCGGGCCTCGAAGTCCTCGGCGAACGCGTCGAGTTCGGGGGTGGTGCGGGCGTATCCGCCGAAGTGGAAGCGGTCGTCGAGGCGCCAGTCGCCGGTGGGGCCGCCGAAAGCGGTGAGCTGGAGGGCGCGTATGTCGTCGCCGAGGAAGCCGCCCTTGAGGACCGGGAACCCGATGGCCCGCTGCCCCGGCCCCAGGCCCGCCGCCAGGCCCGCGAG from Streptomyces spiramyceticus carries:
- a CDS encoding sensor histidine kinase, which translates into the protein MNDLVRQHTALSETDLEWLHLLVSEWQLLSDLSFADLVLWVPTLDGTRYVSVAQMRPNTGPTSYQDDMVGHLVPRGRRPLLDAALDEGRIVREGDPEWREEVPVRVESIPVRREGRVLGVIARNTNLLTVRTPSRLELTYLQSASDLAQMIAAGSFPFPGQQVDMDASPRAGDGLIRLDADGIVQYASPNALSAYHRLGLASDLVGHHLGQATAELAPSRGPVDEALVKLASGWAPRETEVEGNGGVIQLRAIPLKPKGTRIGSLVLCRDVTELRRRERELITKDATIREIHHRVKNNLQTVAALLRLQARRMDSEQGREALNEAVRRVGSIAIVHETLSQNLDERVEFDDIADRVIAMVAEISPGKVKCRRTGRFGILDAEVATPLAMVLTEIMQNALEHAFAPAEQGSVEVAAVRGGDRKDARLLITVQDDGRGLPEGFDPKRTGNLGLQIVRTLVEGELGGTFDMVPGPEGGTQVLLDIPVRADK
- a CDS encoding WhiB family transcriptional regulator; the encoded protein is MDWRHNAVCREEDPELFFPIGNTGPALLQIEEAKAVCRRCPVMEQCLQWALESGQDSGVWGGLSEDERRAMKRRAARNRARNATA
- a CDS encoding diacylglycerol/lipid kinase family protein, with product MRSLLVVNPAATTTSARTRDVLIHALASEMKLEAVTTEYRGHARDLARQAAQSKEIDLVVALGGDGTVNEVVNGLLHAGPDPDRLPRLAVVPGGSTNVFARALGLPNDAVEATGAILDALSTRSERTVGLGHAGGTPGTEDESVPGRWFTFTAGLGFDAGVIGRVEQQRERGKRSTHALYVRQVVRQFLEEPHRLHGLITLERPGHDPVKDLVLSIVCNTAPWTYLGNRPMYASPEASFDKALDVLALSRMSTPTVARYATQLLTSSPDRGPHGKHAVTLHDLTDFTLHSKAPLPFQMDGDHLGLRTSVTFTGVRRALRVIV
- a CDS encoding RNA polymerase sigma factor SigF, which translates into the protein MDGALRTRGQGRLHGRGGPYGHHQPVQTARRGTRAGVRNGDGPVRNEELSPKTPAGGRATPVESALQPTGLPEQQARPHPVDGLVEGLVGTAAAEQAERAGQMSEHEEHSKDHGRHDPHDRSGARSMFIELRKLPDGSMEKAELRNRLVRMHLPLVEHLARRFRNRGEPLDDLTQVATIGLIKSVDRFDPERGVEFSTYATPTVVGEIKRHFRDKGWAVRVPRRLQELRLSLTTATAELSQQHGRSPTVHELAERLGISEEEVLEGLESANAYSTLSLDVPDTDDDSPAVADTLGAEDEALEGVEYRESLKPLLEDLPPREKRILLLRFFGNMTQSQIAQEVGISQMHVSRLLARTLAQLRERLLVEE
- a CDS encoding anti-sigma regulatory factor, which codes for MSQIAGEPGTQDFVEVRLPAAGAYLSVLRTATAGLAARLDFTLDEIEDLRIAVDEACAILLQQAVPGSVLSCVFRLVDDSLDVTVSAPTTDGRAPERDTFAWTVLSALAGKVDSTVAEDRTVTISLYKQRGAGPGPA
- a CDS encoding UBP-type zinc finger domain-containing protein; the protein is MNECPHVAELPHPEPTPLSDTCPECLAVGSHPVQLRLCLQCGHVGCCDSSPYRHASAHSKEARHPVLRSLEPGADWRWCTVDGSIV
- a CDS encoding Na+/H+ antiporter, producing the protein MDALPLLLLVAGSAVVAGAARRTPIPAPLLLVAVGLAAAYIPGAPDYTLQPDIVLPLLLPPLLHTAALDSSYLDLRANVRPVAFLSVGYVLFATVIVGYLAYLVVPGLPLTSALVLGAVIAPPDAVAATAIARRVGLPPRITAILQGESLVNDATAITAFKVAVAAAVGEGASWVGGIGEFAVAAVGGVGVGLLLMVPLHWLRTHLKEALLQNTLSLLIPFVAYAAAEYVHASGVLAVVVVALYLGHRSWQVDFATRLQEHAVWKMVSFVLESAVFALIGLQLPYVLDGLGRYGGGQAAWYAFAVFAAVVVVRFVWVFPATYLPRIMSARIREREPGVTWTSPVIVGWAGMRGVVSLAIAFSIPLTVDQGEPFPERNLVLFLTFTTVIATLVVQGLTLAPLIRLLKLPRRDTYAETLAEAQAQSEASAAAEARLDELLADPRNALPQPLADRLRTVLERRRNAVWERLGGVNEETGESADDTYRRLAGEMIAAERAVFVELRDRRQIDDEMLRSLMRRLDLEEAAAYRADAD